A window of Candidatus Vicinibacter proximus contains these coding sequences:
- a CDS encoding T9SS type A sorting domain-containing protein has product MYFDNDPTKTSITVCCDDFVNAGQNDELIIDVELWVEDEEGNKDYCKTIIVVQDNQDICPDKGSAKGKISGNIKTETGVETKPVEVSLFHNGSMMRQMMGSPYSFGDLAMNTTYSVKPERNDEHANGVTTQDIVKIQKHILGLAEITDPYKLLAADVNASKTITASDMAELRKLILGINSEFRNVKSWTFVPADYVFADPKSPWDAPRSADLMLDKSKVVDFISVKMGDVTGDSRANGAQGIQSRTNGKLSFEIKDQEVIAGESYRVSFKSSDFRNISGYQFTLKFDQSSLMYEGTESGVLKTTEANFGTKRVSEGMLTTSWNADKGLSYGKEDELFVINFTATRNGVLSKMMAINSNITSAQAYDEKDNLLEPVMGVRTDRGIVESGVFELYQNEPNPFSKETVVSYRLPESGAVKLTVYDVTGKVLRVYELKGQKGLNHHQISKGDLNATGVLYYQLDAADHTATKKMISVE; this is encoded by the coding sequence TTGTATTTTGATAATGATCCAACAAAAACTTCAATAACTGTATGTTGTGATGACTTTGTAAATGCGGGTCAAAATGATGAATTGATTATAGATGTAGAGCTTTGGGTTGAAGATGAAGAAGGCAACAAGGATTATTGCAAAACTATAATTGTAGTTCAGGATAATCAGGATATTTGTCCAGATAAAGGTTCAGCGAAAGGAAAGATTTCTGGTAACATTAAGACTGAGACGGGTGTAGAGACAAAACCTGTTGAGGTAAGCTTATTCCATAATGGATCCATGATGAGACAGATGATGGGAAGTCCATATAGCTTCGGAGATTTGGCAATGAATACCACGTACAGTGTTAAACCAGAGCGTAACGATGAGCATGCAAATGGAGTAACTACACAGGATATCGTAAAGATCCAAAAACATATCCTTGGTTTGGCAGAGATTACAGATCCGTACAAGTTACTTGCAGCAGATGTAAATGCAAGTAAAACCATAACTGCCTCAGACATGGCTGAATTAAGAAAGTTGATCTTAGGCATCAATAGTGAGTTCAGAAATGTAAAGAGCTGGACTTTTGTTCCTGCGGATTATGTTTTTGCGGATCCAAAATCCCCATGGGATGCACCAAGAAGTGCTGATTTGATGCTGGATAAGAGTAAAGTGGTAGACTTCATCTCTGTAAAAATGGGAGATGTAACAGGAGATTCCAGAGCGAACGGTGCGCAGGGTATTCAAAGCAGAACGAATGGCAAATTAAGTTTTGAAATCAAGGACCAGGAAGTGATTGCAGGAGAAAGTTACCGAGTCAGTTTCAAATCATCAGATTTTAGAAATATTTCGGGTTACCAGTTCACCTTGAAGTTTGATCAGAGTAGTCTGATGTATGAGGGAACAGAATCAGGAGTGTTGAAGACCACAGAAGCTAACTTTGGAACAAAGCGAGTATCGGAAGGAATGTTGACAACGAGCTGGAATGCTGATAAGGGATTAAGTTATGGTAAGGAAGATGAATTATTTGTGATAAACTTCACGGCAACCAGAAATGGCGTGTTGAGTAAGATGATGGCAATAAACAGTAACATCACCTCAGCTCAGGCATACGATGAGAAAGACAATCTACTAGAGCCAGTGATGGGAGTGAGAACAGACAGAGGAATAGTAGAGAGTGGAGTATTTGAATTGTATCAGAATGAACCAAACCCATTCAGCAAGGAGACGGTAGTAAGTTATCGTTTACCTGAATCCGGAGCTGTGAAGTTGACAGTATATGATGTAACAGGAAAAGTACTTCGGGTATATGAACTCAAAGGTCAGAAGGGATTGAATCATCACCAGATCAGCAAAGGAGACTTGAATGCAACTGGTGTGTTGTATTATCAGTTAGACGCAGCAGATCATACGGCAACGAAGAAGATGATTTCCGTAGAGTAA